The DNA window GGCGGCGCGCCTAGGTAACACGCCCCGGCGAGCACAGCTTCGCCGCGTCGCCGGCGTCCCCCGGGGTCAGTGCTCGGCGTTCGGGCGGGAGAACGCGCCCGGTCGACTGAACATTCGCCTTTCCCAACGGTGGGGCGTAACGAGCGCGGCGCGCGGGTAGTCCTCGAACATCCAGCGGACGAAGTTCCGCCGTCCCCACGCGGATGCTTCGACGACCGACAGGGCTTTGCTGGAACCGCGGCGATGGGCGAGCACTCGGGACAACGACGCAGCGAGGTGGTCATCGACCGCCATGCCGAAGCGGATCTGGCGACGGTAGCGCCGAGCTGCCGCGGCGGGATCGTCGGGCCCGGCGCCGGCGATTGCCCTCGCCGCGAGCTCGCCGGTTTCGAGCGCCTGGGCGATTCCCTCCCCCGTCATCGGGTCGCATGCCCTCGCTGCGTCGCCCGCAAACAGAACCCGGCCGTCGAGCCCACTGAGAACGGTGCCTCCGATCCGTGCGGGAATCGGCCATGCCCTCCACGCGCCCACCGGCTCGGCCGCGGGGCCAAGAACCTCGGAGATATGCGGGCGGTCGCGAAGATCGATGACCTGCCCGCGAAGCCCTGTCGGCTCTTCCGCAGAGTCTCCCCCGTGAGCCGGTTCCCGGATCACTCCGTAGCCAACGTTGACGACTCCTCCGGCGAGCGGAAACGACCACGCGTAGCCCGGAATCATGTCCGGCTCGAACCAGACCCACAGCTTCTTGGCCAGAGGACCCGTATTTGCGTAGTACTGGCGCCCCGCCTGCCAGTCGCCGAGATATCCAGGTGTCGACAAGCCCAGCGCCTTGCGGACCGGAGACCACATTCCGTCCGCTGCGATCAGGTAGCGCGCGATCAGGTGGCTCCCGCCGGTTAGCTCGACGCGAAGCCGGGTCGAGACGCCTGTCCCGACCGTCGTCACCGTCTTGACGCCGGTGCCGGTGAACGGTTCTGCGCCGGCGCGGACGGCCACGTTCAGGATCTCCGCATCGAGCTCGTCTCGCCGGGCGGAGGCCGCGTATTGGTTGCCGTCGTCGGGAAGCCGGAGATCGACGCGCCGCCCGCCGGTCCCGACGATGGAGACGTCGCCGACCGGTTCCCACGATGGCACGCTCCGCGGATCGAATCCGAGCGCCTCGAGCCGGCGCAGCGCGGCCGTGGTCAGGCCGTCGCCGCAGCATTTGTCTCTCGGAAACACCGCCTTGTCTACGAGGGCCACGGACCTTCCAAGCCGAGCCAGGGTGATCGCGGCTGCCGAACCCGCCGGGCCGGCGCCGGCCACGATCACGTCGAACGATCCGAGCGACGGGCCACCCGACGCGCCAACGGGCTGCTCTACATTTGCTGGCGTCGCCCGCATCGGGTCAATCCTCGCAGCCGCCAAAGTCGATCGCCAGGAGGGGCGATCGAGGCGAAGCGGGAGCCTTTTTTCTCAATTTGGGGCCGTTTTAGGTGCTAAATTGCAACAAAAGCATGGAAGTGCAGCCCCGCGCAGGGGAGCGGAGACGGCGCCGCAGTCCGGGAGCGCGAGCCGGAGCCCGGAGCGCGAGCCGGAGCCGGGCAGCTCGAGCCGGAGCCCGGGAGCGGCGAGCCGGCTGCAGAAACTCCAGGCATCCGGCCTCAACCCAACCGCCCCGCCGACCGGATCAGCTCGGCGAGCTCCGCCGGATGGGTGAGGTGCGCGCCGTGGGAGGCGCCGGCGATATCGCACAGTTCGCCCTTTGGAAGCGACGAGGCAAGCTCGCGGGCGGATCTGCGGTGGTGGGGAGGCGACTGTCCGCCCCTTCCCACCAAGACCGGAATCCTGACCTTCGATTCGTCGAACGGCGGCCCGCTTCGAAGCAGTTCGAGCTCCGCGGTCAGGGTCGGACCCTCACGCCGGCGCTGGCTGCGAGTCGCTTCCGGCAAACGTTCCCACACCCGATCCCCGACCATTCGGCGCATGAACCACTCGGCGCGGTCCTCCGCGTCGAGATGATCAGCGCCGCCGCCGGCGGCGGTCATCCCCGGCCACCACGGCAGCCACGGCCGGGGTGGTTCCCACACCACTGCCGCGGTGATCAGGTCCGGGTGGCGTGACGCCGCTGCGAGGACCACGTTGCCGCCGTAGCTGTGCCCGAAGACGACCGACTGCCGGCTGTCCAGGACCGACAGCAGGTCGTCGACCTGGTCCTCGAAGCTTTCGGGCGGCCCCATGTGGGAGGAGCCCGCGTAACCGCGGCGGTCGTAAGCGACGCAGTGCCATTCCGGGAGCCGGGACATCAGCCGGCGGAAGCTTGTCGCCCGGTCCATCGACCCGTGTACGAGGATCACACGACTGCCCTCGGCCCGGCCGGCGCCCGTCGGACCTACGCCGGTTGGACCTGCGCCGGTCGGACCCGCGCCGGTCGGACCCGCGCCGGTTGGACCGGCCACAGTTGGACCTACGATTTTCCGGTCCGGCGCCTCGGACGGTTCGCGAACGAGCAACCGCAATACGTCGACACCGTCCGAGCCAGGACAATCCGATGCTGGATCGGGCAACGCGGCTCAGTCCCGGACGAGCGGCTTGTAACGGATGCGGTGCGGCTGGTCAGCCTCGATGCCGAGCCTCTTTCGCCGGTCGGCCTCGTAGTCGGAGAAGTTCCCTTCCCACCAGGTCACCTGAGAATCTCCCTCGAACGCCAGCACGTGCGTGGCCACCCGGTCGAGGAACCATCGGTCGTGGCTGATGACGACGGCGCATCCAGGGAACTCGAGCAAACCTTCTTCGAGCGCTCGGAGGGTGTCGACGTCGAGATCGTTGGTGGGCTCGTCGAGAAGGAGGACGTTCCCGCCCGACTTGAGGACCTTCGCGAGATGCACCCGGTTCCGTTCTCCGCCCGACAGGTCGCCGACATTCTTCTGTTGATCGCTGCCCTTGAACCCGAAGCTGGACAGGTACGCCCGCCCGTGGATTTCCCTGCCGCCGACGACTAGCCGGTCCTGAGCCCCGGTCACCTCCTCGAACACAGTGTTGGCAGGATCGAGGGTCTCTCGCGACTGGTCGACGTAGGCGAGCGTCACGCTCGGCCCGACGTGTACCTCCCCGGCGTCGGGCTTCTCGGATCCGACGATCATCCGGAACAGCGTCGTCTTGCCGGCGCCGTTAGGGCCGATCACCCCGACGATGCCGCCGGGAGGCAGGAGAAACGAAAGGTTCTCGAACAACAGACGGTCGCCGTATCCCTTCGACACGCCGTCCGCGTCGATCACCATGTCCCCGAGCCGCGGGCCCGGCGGGATGGTGATTTCGAGCTTCTCGGGGCTCTTTTCAGCCGCCTCGGCCTCGGCAACCAACTGGTTGTAAGCGGTTATGCGGGCCTTCCCCTTGCTCTGCCGGGCCCGCGGCGACATATGGATCCACTCGAGCTCGCGCTCGAGTGTCCGCTGACGGGCGCGGTCGGCTTTCTCCTCGCCGGCGAGGCGCGCCTGCTTCTGTTCGAGCCAGGACGAGTAGTTGCCCTCCCATGGGATCCCGAAACCGCGGTCCAATTCGAGGATCCAGCCTGCGACGTTGTCTAGGAAGTAACGGTCATGGGTCACCGCGACAACAGTCCCCGGGTATTCCTGCAAAGTTCTCTCCAACCACGCGACCGATTCGGCATCGAGATGGTTGGTCGGTTCGTCGAGCAGCAACAGGTCAGGACTCGACAACAGCAAGCGACAAAGCGCGACCCGGCGCGTCTCTCCTCCGGACAGCGTCGATACGTCCGCGTCTGCCGGTGGCAGTCGAAGCGCATCCATGGCTATCTCGATTTTCCTGTCGAGCTCCCATGCGCCGACGGCGTCGATCCGATCCTGAAGCTGCGCCTGTTCAGCGAGCAACTTGTCGAAGTCGGCTTCGGGATCGGCCATCGCGGCGCAGACCTCATCGAACCGAACCAGCAGTTGCTTCGTTTCAGCGACCCCGTCGGTGACGTTTCCGGCCACGTCCTTGGCGGGATCGAGGCGCGGCTCCTGGGGCAGATAGCCGACGGTGAATCCAGGAGTCAGTCGAGCTTCCCCGGTGAACCCGTCGTCCTCGCCGGCCATGATCTTCAGGAGCGACGATTTCCCGGACCCGTTCCCGCCGATCACTCCGATCTTCGCTCCGGGGTAGAAAGACAGATTGATGCCGCGCAGGACCTCGCGGTCGGGTGGGTAGAAGCGCCTCAAGTCGCGCATGGTGAATATGAACTGTGCGGGCATCCCTACAGTGTGCCCGACCCTGCGGGGCACGCCGCCGAGCAGGCACCGCTGCCATGCCTCGTGGACGTACCCTGGCGAGTGTTATGAGTAATCAATCGGAGGGCACCTCGTCGTCCACTTTCGGGGCAAACGCATGGCTGGTGGACGACATGTACGAGCAGTACAGGGCGGACCCCAATTCGGTGAGCGAGAGCTGGAGGGAGTTCTTCGAGGGCTATAGACCCGGCGGCGCCAACCTCGCCCGCCCGGCGACACCTGACGTGACCGACCGGGACGGAGAGGGTCCTGTCCCGGACATCGCCGCCCCCGCAGCAGCTCATCCCGCTGCTGCGGTCAAGCAAGCGCCGGTCCCACCCGGCGCCGCCCCGTCCAAGGAAACGGCGGCGGCCCCTGCTGCGACACCCTCGGCAGCTGCGCAGAGTGGGTCGGGCGGCTCGTCGCTCGCAAGCGTCAGCGCCGGCGAGGCCGAGCCTCAATCGGGGGTGCGCGAGATCCGGATACCGTCCGAGCCGAAGGCCACCGAAGCCGAGGAAGCGACGCCTCTCAGAGGTGCTGCGGCGCGAATAGCGGCGAACATGACCGCGAGTCTCGACGTTCCGACTGCGACGAGTTTTCGGGTCGTTCCAGCGCGCATGCTCGAGGTCAACCGCAAGATCCTCAACAACCAACTGAGCCGGATCGGCAGCGCCGGCAAGGTGAGCTTCACGCACATCATCGGGTACGCGGTTGTGGAAGCCCTCCGGAGCGTGCCGGTGATGAACTCCACCTTCGAGGCGCCCGCTTCAGGTGACCCGAAGGCGATTGCATCGGTGATCCACCACCCGCACATCGGCATGGGGATCGCCGTCGATCTGGAGAAGGCCGACGGTACGCGCACGTTGATGGTGCCGGTCATCAAGGACGCCGACACGCTCGACTTCAGAGGTTTCTGGTCGGCCTACGAGGACCTCGTTCGCAAGGTCCGAGGTGGGAAGGTCGGCGCCGACGACCTCGCCGGGGCAACGGTGAGTCTCACCAACCCGGGGACGATCGGGACCTTCCAGTCGGTTCCCAGGCTCATGCCGGGACAAGGCGTGATCGTCGGTGTGGGAAGCATCGACTATCCGGCCGAGTGGCAGTCCGCGGACCCGCGCATCCTCGCCGAGCTCGGCGTCTCGAAGGTCGTCACCATCACCTCTACGTACGACCACAGGATCATCCAAGGGGCCGAGTCTGGACTGTTTCTCCAGAAGGTCCACCGGTTGCTCACCGGGGAGGACTCCTTCTACGAGCGGGTCTTCAAGGCGATGGGCGTTCCTTACGAACCGGTGCGCCACCACCGGGACCGCAACGACCTGGTCGACTCGACCGCAGTCCATACCGAGAAGCAGATGGAGGTCGACAGCCTCGTCAACCTCTACCGGGTCCGCGGTCACCTGATCGCCCATCTCGATCCGCTCGACTGGAAAGACCCGCACATGCATCCCGAGCTCGACCCGGCCACCCACGGGTTGAGTGTCTGGGACCTCGACAGGGAGTTTCTGACCAACGGCCTGGCCGGATCCGAGAAGATGCGTCTCGGCGACATTCTCGGTGTGTTGCGCGACGCGTACTGCCGCACCGTCGGCGTCGAGTACATGCACATCCAGGAGCCCGAACAGAAACGCTGGATTCAGGAACATGTCGAAGGAGTCTCCACTCAGCTTCCGCAGGAGGAGCAGCGCTGGATTCTCGAGCGGCTCAACGCCGCCGAGGCGCTCGAGCAGTTCCTGAACACCAAGTACATCGGGCAAAAGCGTTTCGGGCTCGAAGGGGGAGAGTCGGCGATACCGCTCATCGATGCGATCCTCGACGAGGCGGCGGTCGAGGGTCAGTCAGAGGCGGTAATCGGGATGGCGCACCGCGGACGGCTGAACGTGCTGATCAACATTGTCGGAAAAAGCTACGGGGACTTGTTCGAAGAGTTCGAGGGCAACATCGACCCCGGGACCGTGCAGGGATCTGGCGACGTCAAGTACCACAAGGGTTTCAAGGGCAAGTTCACCGGAAGGTCGGGCAAGCCGCTCGACGTTCTGTTGGCATCCAACCCGTCGCACCTCGAAGCGGTCGATCCCGTCGTCGAAGGCATGGCGCGAGCTCTCCAGGACCAGGTAATAGCCGACGACCCGGGCAACCCGCACCCGGTGCTCCCTCTGCTCATCCACGGCGACGCCGCGTTCGCCGGCCAGGGTGTTGTTGCCGAAACGCTGAACATGTCGGCACTTCCGGGATACGAGACCGGGGGCACCGTCCACTTGGTGATCAACAACCAGCTCGGCTTCACCACCAACCCCGAGTCGGCGCGCTCGTCGGTGTATGCCACCGATGTCGCGAAGATGGTGCAGGCGCCGATCTTCCACGTCAACGGCGATGACCCCGAAGCATGCGTCAGAGTCGGCCGCCTCGCGTTCGAGTTCAGGCAGCGGTTCAACAAGGACGTCGTGATCGACTTGGTCTGCTACCGCAGGTTCGGCCACAACGAGCAGGACGACCCGAGTCTCACCCAGCCGCTCCTCTACCAGCTGATCAAGGAACACCGCAGCGTCCGCAAGCTCTACACCGAGTCACTGGTCCGCCGCGGCGACATCGACCTATCGGAGGCCGAACAAGCCTTGGACGATTTCTCCAAGCGGCTTCAGTCGGCTCTCGACGAGACCCGCGCTTCGGCACCGCCGCGCCCCACTGAAGTTCCTCCGCCTCCCGCAGCGGCGCCGGTACTCCCCCCGATCGAGACGGGTGTCGACATGGGTGGCCTGCAGAAGGTCGTCGACGCACTCGGATCGTTCCCCGAAGGCTTCACCGTCCATCCGAAGCTGGTGCGCGTGTTCGAGAATCGAGCCAAGCTGTGGGAGGGAGGGGAAGTCGACTGGGCCCTCGGCGAAGCCCTTGCCTACGGAACGTTGCTTCTCGAGGGCCACGACGTGCGCCTGGCAGGGCAGGACACGAGGAGAGGAACCTTCGGGCATCGCAACGCCGCGGTGGTCGATTACCGGACAGGTGCGGAATACGAGCCGCTCGGGGCGCTGGGCCCGGGGCGTTTCTCGATATACGACTCTCTGCTTTCCGAGTACGCAGGTCTCGGTTTCGAGTACGGCTACTCGTTGATCGCGCGCGACGGCCTGGTCGCGTGGGAGGCGCAGTTCGGAGACTTCGTCAACGGTGGGCAGATCATCATCGACCAGTTCCTCGCCGCCGCCGAGATCAAATGGGGGCAGACCTCGGGCCTGATTCTTCTCCTGCCACACGGCTACGAAGGGCAGGGCGCGGAGCACTCGTCGGCGCGGATCGAACGTTTTCTAGACCTTTGCGCCGAGGACAACATGCAGGTCGCCAACGTCACGACCGCGTCCCAACTGTTCCACCTCCTTCGACGCCAGGTCCTTCGCGCCGGCCGGAAGCCTCTGATCCTCTTCACCCCGAAGCGATACCTGCGGGCGCGTGAGGCCTACAGCCCGGTAGCGGAGTTGGAGTCCGGTCATTTTCGGGAAGTGCTCCCGGATCCGGGTGTAAACGACCCTGAAGCCGTTCGCCGGATCGTCCTCGCTTCCGGCAAGGTCGCGCTGGACGCACTCGTCGCGCGCGACAAGAGCGGAAGGTCGGATGTCGCCGTCGTGCGGATCGAGCAGCTGCACCCGTGGCCGGCGGATCAGATCGCCTCGGCGATCGCGGAGTACGAGCGAGCCGAGGAAGTGGTCTGGCTGCAAGAGGAGCCCGAGAACATGGGGCCGTGGACCTTTGTCCGGGATCGGCTGGAGTCGATGCTCGGCGGTGATTTCAACTTCAGCAAGGTGAGCCGGGTGGCGTCGGGATCGCCCGCGACCGGCAGCCACGCGATGCACGAGCTGGAACAGGCCGACATCGTCGCCCGCGCGCTCGGCTAACTCAACGGGAACCCGACGACTTCTTCCAGTTCTTGGATCGCCAGGTCGGGGTCGACAACCTTGATGGTGATCATCCCCATCTGGCGAGCGGGCTTGAGGTTCACGCCGAGGTCGTCGAGGAACACCGCGTGTTCGGGTTCGATCCCCAGCAGGTCGAGGGCAATTCGGTAAAAACGCGGATCCGGTTTGCGGCACCCGGCGATCGAGGACTGGACCACAGCGTCGAACAGGTCCATGACCGGTGCGTAACCGGCGGTGACTCGACCAGCCTCTTGGACACTTAAGTTGTCCTCTCCCGCGCTGAAGTTATTGGTAAGCAGGCCGGTCTTCAGCCGTGCGTGGCACCGGCGGAGGGCTTCGACCATTCCGGGCCGAAGCTCGCCCGACAGGGTGGACAGCAGCGCCGTGGCGTCGAGTGTGTGACCCGCGTCGCTGGCTTCGCGCTCGAACAGTTTTGCGAACTCCTCGACGGTGACCTCGCCGCGCTCGAAACGTGCCCACGCGTTGTGATCGGGGTTGGTGGCGTTGAGCTGACGGATAGCGCCTTCAGGTAGGCCGTTCTCGGCTTCATAAGCGCGGAACGAATCGAAGGGACTTGTCGTCAGCACCCCTCCGAAGTCCCACAGGACCGCCTTTATGTCCGGGTTGGCCACGAGCGACGAATCTAGGGGCTCGGAACCCACCCGGCCCCTTCGGCGAGCGGGTTCCCTCGGATCGGCGGCGCGGGCTGCTTGACTCTAGGGCTGGCATGAGCGCTCGCCACGTGGTCGTCGACGGATCGAATATTGCGACAGAAGGTCGGTCGCTGCCGAGCCTGGCTCAGCTGGATGAGGCGGTCCGAGAGTTCATGGCGGAGAATCCCGACGACATCGTCACTGTCGTCGTCGACGCTTCCTTCGGGCACCGGGTCGATCCGTCGGAGTTGCCGGTCTTCGAGGAGGCCGAAACCGCGGGCGAAATCGTGTCGCCGCCGGCAGGCGCCATCGGACGTGGCGACGCGTTCCTTCTTCGGATCGCGGAGAAGATCGGCGCGACGGTGCTTTCCAACGACTCGTTCCAAGAGTTTCACGGCGAGCATCCGTGGTTATTCGACAAGGGCCGGCTCATTGGTGGGAAACCGGTTCCTAGCGTCGGCTGGATCTTCATGGAGCGGAGCCCGGTTCGGGGCCAGAAGAGCCGTGAGGTGGTGAAGGAGGCCAAGCGGAAGAAGAAGGCGGAAGCCGTCGAAGAACCAAGCGGCTTGGACCTGGCGGTCACCCGAACGAAAGGCCGCGACAAGAAGCTGGACCGGGCGATCGCCCGCGCGACTCAAGAGGTGATCCAGCCGAACGACGGCAAGCGTTCAAAGCGCCGGCGAGCGGGCACGCCTCCGGCCGAACCGGTCAACGAGCCCCTGCCTTTCATCACCTTCATCGCCGCCCATCCTTTGGGCAGCGAGGTCGTTGGTGTCGTCACGGAGTTCTCGTCCCACGGCGCGTTCGTCGAGTCGTTCGGCGCCAGGTGCTACATCCCGCTCAGCGCGATGGGGGACCCGCCGCCCCGGAGGGCGAGAGAGGTGCTCGGCAAGGGAGACGAGCGCACCTTCGTGGTGCAGGCGCTCGACCCTCAGCGGCGGGGCATCGAGCTCGCCTTGCCGGGCTTCGCGAAGATCGCCGGCTCCCCGACACCAGAAACGGTCGAGGCGGAGATCCATCCTGTGCCGGCGGCGAAACCGGCCCGAAAGAAAGCGGCGCCTGTGCTGGCCCCCGCTGCGACCGATTCCGACCTCGTTGCGGCTGCTGCCGGGTCCGTTTCGGTTGCGCCCGCTGCTTCGAAATCGACTTCTCCCAAGAAGGCGGCCGCCAAGAAGGCGGCCAAGAAGGCCGCTGCCAGTAAAGCGGCTGCCAGTAGGGCGGCTGCCAAGAAGGCTCCGTCCAAGGAGGTGCCGGTGAAGAAGGCAGCGCCGGCCAAGAAGGCGGCAGCTTCGAAGAAGGCAGCGCCGGCGAAGGACGCAGCGCCGGCGAAGGAGGCGGCACCGGGGAAGAAGGCTCAGCCGGCGAAGAAGGCAACACCGGCGAAGGAGGCGGCTGTGTCGAAGAGGGCAGCACCCTCGAAGGCGGGTCCGCCGGCAAAGAAGGCTCAGCCGGCGAAAAAGGGGGGAGCCAAAAAGGCCGGTGCGGCCACCGGGAACGCCGCCGGCGCCCCGAGGAAGTCGGCCGTCAAGCGAACCGGCGGCGCTACCGCCTCAGCAGCTGGCGTCCCAGCCGATGTCGTATCGCCGGCGCTTAGAGCTGATGCGGCTGTAGAAGGCGACTAGCCACCCCGTAGCCCTCGCAGGCGGCCGCCGCCTAACAGCCTTTCTCCTTTCTGGGCGTAACTTTCGCGTTCGGGTGTGAAAACAGACCGCCCGAGGTCGAAATCCACGCCCGAACCGCAGAAGTCACTCCCAGAAAAGGGGCCCGGAATCCGGGCGCCGACCACCGCCGTCCAGCAGCGTTGGCAGTGCGACACCTCGGGCGCCGGCGATGTGGCCAGGTGGGGTACGCCCCCTTACGATGAGGTCGTCATGCGGATAGCAACCTGGAATGTGAACTCGCTGAAGGCCCGGATGCCGAGGGTGGAGGAGTGGCTCTCGTACGCCGGGCCGGACGTCTTGTGCCTTCAGGAGACCAAGTTGGCCGAGGCGACCTTTCCCCACATGGCGTTCAGCGCCCTCGGATACGAGAGCGTGCATCATGGTGACGGGCAGTGGAACGGGGTCGCCATCCTTTCGAAGGTCGGGATCGAACGGGGGTCATTCGGGTTCACCGACCCGGTCGAGGCCGACTCCGAGACCAGGCTGGTCACCGCCTCGTGCGGAGGAGTAATCGTGTGCAGCGTCTACGTACCGAACGGCCGCAGCGTCGACTCGGAGCACTACAAGTACAAGCTCGCATGGCTCGAAAAGCTCCGCCATCATCTGGACCTGGTCGCCAACCCCGACGAGCCGGTGGCGGTCTGCGGAGACTTCAACATCGCACCTGACGATTCTGACGTCTGGAGTCCGGAGGCGTTCGTCGGCTCGACGCACGTAACCCCGGCGGAACGCGAAGCGCTTCGTGACCTCGAGGGGTGGGGACTCGTCGACGCGTTCCGGCACCGTTACCCGGAAGATCGTTTGTACAGCTACTGGGACTACCGGGCGGGAGACTTCCACGAGCACCGCGGTATGCGGATAGATCTGCTGCTCCTTTCGAAGCCTTTGGCCGGCAAGATCAGTTGGGCCCTCGTCGACAGGAACGCCAGGAAAGGGAAGCTGCCCTCGGATCACGCTCCGGTGTTCGTCGACGTGGACCTGGAGGCGGCGTGAGCGAATCGGAACGTTTGGAACGTGCGCGGGTCGATATGGGGGAGCAGCTCGCCGAGCATCTGGAGAACGTGTTGTCCGCTCCCGCCGAGGACCGCATAGCTGCGGCACGCCGCGTCGGCGAGGCTTTCCGAAGAGCGATCGACCATTTCACGGCAACGTCGGCTCCGGTCGAACAGCTGGCTGAAATCGAGTCGCTGGTGCTCGACGTTGCAGACCGGTTGGAGGCGTTCGGAGGCACCCGCCGCTACGAGGGGACCGCCGAGGCTTCAGGGCTCGGTCACGATCGGGCCCACTTCGACTGGTCGCCCCTCCTCGGGACCGCGAACCCGCTCGCGCCCCCGCTTCGGATCGCCTTCGAAGAGGGAATGGTCGTCGGACACGCCGAATTCGGTGCGGCCTACGAGGGTCCGCCCGGGTGTGTCCACGGCGGCTACGTGGCGGCGGCCTTCGACGAGATCCTCGGGCTCGCCCAGTCGCTCTCCGGACAGGTGGGCATGACCGCGAACCTGAGCGTCCGCTACCGCCGCCCAACCCCGCTGCACAAGGACCTTCGGTTCGAGGGCCGTCTCGAAGGCGTTAACGGCCGCAAGGTGACGGCTTCG is part of the Acidimicrobiales bacterium genome and encodes:
- a CDS encoding exodeoxyribonuclease III is translated as MRIATWNVNSLKARMPRVEEWLSYAGPDVLCLQETKLAEATFPHMAFSALGYESVHHGDGQWNGVAILSKVGIERGSFGFTDPVEADSETRLVTASCGGVIVCSVYVPNGRSVDSEHYKYKLAWLEKLRHHLDLVANPDEPVAVCGDFNIAPDDSDVWSPEAFVGSTHVTPAEREALRDLEGWGLVDAFRHRYPEDRLYSYWDYRAGDFHEHRGMRIDLLLLSKPLAGKISWALVDRNARKGKLPSDHAPVFVDVDLEAA
- a CDS encoding PaaI family thioesterase → MSESERLERARVDMGEQLAEHLENVLSAPAEDRIAAARRVGEAFRRAIDHFTATSAPVEQLAEIESLVLDVADRLEAFGGTRRYEGTAEASGLGHDRAHFDWSPLLGTANPLAPPLRIAFEEGMVVGHAEFGAAYEGPPGCVHGGYVAAAFDEILGLAQSLSGQVGMTANLSVRYRRPTPLHKDLRFEGRLEGVNGRKVTASGMLFAGEEVTAEANGLFITVTPERFAALAAQRQRRD